A region of the Exiguobacterium aurantiacum DSM 6208 genome:
GCGGCCCGACAAGTCTGTGACGACGTCCGCCGTTGAAAACCCAGGTGCGAAGATGAGCATCGCCAGTTCGTTGTCCGACATCGCCGCCGCCTCGTCGGCTGTGAGGACACCGCGTTCGAGCGCTTTGGCCCGGACTTTATCGACGTTAATGCCGGCACCGTCGTCCTCGATTTCGATGAAGACGCGGTTGCCGCCGTGATAGGCGCGCAGTGACAATTTTCCTTGTTTGTCTTTCCCGGCTTGTTCACGAACTTCAGGCAACTCAATCCCGTGGTCGATGGCGTTACGGATCAAGTGGACGAGCGGGTCGCCAATCTCATCGATGACGGTCCGGTCGAGCTCGGTTTCGGCACCTGTGATATCGAGTTGGACTTTCTTATGGATGTCTTTCGCGACCGAGCGTACCATGCGCGGGAACCGGTTGAACACTTGCTCGATCGGCATCATCCGAAGTGTCAAGACGAGCGATTGCAACTCGTTCGTCCCTCGTTTGATCTTCTCGACCGTCTCATTCAACTCAGGCTGACCGACTTCATCGGCGAGACGCTCGAGGCGTCCACGGTCGATGATGAACTCTTCGAACAAGTTCATGAGCCGGTCGATCCGTTCTAGGTTGACCCGAATCGTCTTCGCTTGGGCGACGGGTTGGTCTTTCACTTCTTCGACTTCTTGCGCGGACGGTTGTGGCTTCACTTCGGGCACAGCGACTGCTTCAACGCTCGCCGCGACTTCCGGTACGCTCTCGTGTGCGCTCGTGAACACCGTCACTTGCACCCGTTCGACTTCTGACACTTGCGACACGGCATGCTCGATCACTTCGGCCGACTCTTGCGACAAGAACAACACATCGAACGAGAGCTCAAACTGTTCTTGTTCAATCGCTTCTGTATCCGGCACCGTCCGGACGACTTCGCCGAGCTCTTGCAAGCGATCGAACACCATGTAGGCACGGGCCGCTTTCAAAACGACCGCGTCCGACAGTTTGACGTTTAGCTGGAACGCCTCGAAACCGGTCTGTTTCGCTTGCTCGACGACCGAGTCGGTATATAAGTCGACAGTGAACGGCGAGACCTCCTCGATGGCTGCGGACTCTTCATGACC
Encoded here:
- a CDS encoding chemotaxis protein CheA, translating into MDVNEYLGLFLDEAQEHIQSVNTQLLKLEQTGSFEAVQEIFRSAHTLKGMSATMGYEHVANLTHEMESALDLVRGGKKESNQLLLDTMFSAMEQIEEMIADIESGGRGSNVDVGATVKAFQSFIGHEESAAIEEVSPFTVDLYTDSVVEQAKQTGFEAFQLNVKLSDAVVLKAARAYMVFDRLQELGEVVRTVPDTEAIEQEQFELSFDVLFLSQESAEVIEHAVSQVSEVERVQVTVFTSAHESVPEVAASVEAVAVPEVKPQPSAQEVEEVKDQPVAQAKTIRVNLERIDRLMNLFEEFIIDRGRLERLADEVGQPELNETVEKIKRGTNELQSLVLTLRMMPIEQVFNRFPRMVRSVAKDIHKKVQLDITGAETELDRTVIDEIGDPLVHLIRNAIDHGIELPEVREQAGKDKQGKLSLRAYHGGNRVFIEIEDDGAGINVDKVRAKALERGVLTADEAAAMSDNELAMLIFAPGFSTADVVTDLSGRGVGLDVVKNKIESLGGVVSLETVVGQGTKFQVSLPLTLSIISAMLVLAGDETYAIPLSSILETTLLDEADILTAHRERVFDFRGQLVPLVYLKEMFGIDAETKSQFPVVVVRKGNKLVGVVVNDLIGQQEIVMKPLGSYLEGIPAISGATILGDGRVALIVDSNDLF